The following coding sequences are from one Pelmatolapia mariae isolate MD_Pm_ZW linkage group LG4, Pm_UMD_F_2, whole genome shotgun sequence window:
- the si:ch211-51c14.1 gene encoding protein kinase C and casein kinase substrate in neurons protein 3, giving the protein MSTLPSENSLEDAYNRSFWMPGNYQRTVKRTEDAFQACNDIVACFQERARVERQYAQQLSEWSNKWKPVVDSSPLYGSLMKAWQCFLSSADRLAALHATICRSLVSEDGDRVRTWQKDTFHKKLFGGFKESHDTETGFARAQKPWAKRLKKLDKARRAYHKVSRKEQVAREREAHAQGNPDVSIDKQKKIQEEREVAQQEAEKVRARYEKVLEEVNNYAPRYMEEMESVFDQSQEEERKRIVFLKQAFLSIHKHLDITNNESVQAVYNELHNTLMAIDEQEDLRWWKNTHGPGMPTDWPHFQEWTPEKKSKKGKKEVEKSGTIEKSVMIGGVRVRALYDYVGQETDELSFKAGEEFLKIEDEDDQGWCRGKKDDGWEGLYPANYVEVV; this is encoded by the exons CCTGGGAACTATCAGCGCACTGTGAAGCGAACAGAAGATGCTTTCCAGGCCTGTAATGACATAGTGGCGTGTTTCCAAGAGAGAGCGCGCGTGGAGAGGCAGTACGCCCAGCAGCTCAGTGAATGGAGCAACAAGTGGAAGCCGGTGGTGGACTCTA GTCCTCTATATGGCTCTCTTATGAAGGCTTGGCAGTGTTTTCTGTCCTCCGCCGACAGGCTTGCCGCCCTACACGCCACCATCTGTCGCTCCCTGGTGTCGGAGGATGGGGACCGGGTTAGGACCTGGCAGAAGGACACCTTCCACAAGAAGTTATTTGGGGGTTTCAAGGAGTCCCACGACACTGAGACGGGGTTTGCACGTGCTCAGAAGCCGTGGGCCAAACGACTTAAAAAG CTGGATAAAGCAAGAAGAGCATACCATAAAGTGAGCCGTAAAGAGCAGGTAGCCAGAGAGCGAGAGGCACACGCTCAGGGAAACCCGGACGTCTCcatagacaaacagaagaagatccaggaggagagagaagtgGCTCAACAGGAGGCCGAGAAG GTCCGTGCCCGCTACGAGAAGGTCCTGGAGGAGGTGAACAACTATGCTCCTCGCTACATGGAGGAGATGGAGTCCGTCTTTGACCAATCACAGGAGGAGGAGCGCAAGAGGATTGTATTTCTCAAACAGGCTTTCCTCTCCATCCACAAACACCTGGACATTACCAACAATGAGAG TGTGCAGGCCGTGTACAATGAGCTCCACAACACACTGATGGCCATCGATGAGCAAGAGGACCTTCGCTGGTGGAAAAACACCCACGGCCCGGGCATGCCAACTGACTGGCCTCACTTCCAG GAATGGACAcctgaaaagaaaagcaaaaaagggaaaaaagaagtggaaaaaTCAGGAACAATAGAGAAGAG CGTGATGATCGGGGGAGTGAGAGTAAGAGCTCTGTATGATTACGTCGGCCAGGAGACAGATGAGCTGTCCTTTAAAGCAG GTGAAGAGTTTCTAAAGATCGAGGATGAGGATGACCAAGGATGGTGTCGAGGGAAGAAGGATGATGGGTGGGAGGGGCTTTACCCAGCCAACTACGTGGAGGTGGTGTAG